The DNA region TAAAAACTCACAAAAGAGAGCACATATTGTGCTATTTGTAATCTACTTAAAAACAACAAAATGCATTAAAATAAACTAGTAAATAACTAAATTAAAAAGATAAATTCAAGTGCTAAGGTTTGTAATAACTCACAAAATGTGAGTTATCAAAAGTCTTAGAGAAGAAAGGAGTTAGGATTGCATATATTTGAGTTATCCAATATATGTATGAAGGGATATCAACTAGTGTGCGGAACTTTAGTTTTTTACGAGTTcaatatataaataaataataaaaaatgatcaatttttttaaattgtGGAATGAAATAATTCATCCATAACACCATGTTATTGATAGAAGTAATAAATTTTCCCTAAAAAGGTGAAACCTTAGTGAGAGAAAAATGGGAGTAAATTACAGTTTTAATATTTAATTTCTAGAgacattatatatatatatatatatatatatatatatatatatatatatatatatatatatatatatatatatatgaatcaaatactttcattttcaaaaaacAGTCAATACATCTGATCCTATTTGGATCCAGAAAGAGCTTACAAACTCAACAATTACTACAAATCCACAAACTGATCTACATTTCTAATCTTTGCATAAATTACTAGCATTAAAATGAATATTCAGAGCTCTATGCATAACACATCTTTTGACTATGTTATATCTAATGGTGTCTTTAATATCAGGTTTTGTACTTTGGTGAGAGAACACTCTTGCATTTCTTGACCTCCAGATTTCATACACTTCTCAGCAATAGCAATTTTCATAAGTTTTATTTTCCAACCTTTTCTCTTGATTTCTTGTATGAGCCATCTCTTCTCCCTGCTCCATCCTGCAGGATTTTTGTGATAGCCAATCCAGGTTAAGATGTCTTTCCATATGCTCTTTGTGTTTTCACAATAAAAAATAGGTGCTCCATAGATTCAGTATGATCATAATACACACAAGCCCTATCAGTTGTGATCCCAAATTTCCTTAGCCTATCTTTTGTGGAAAGTCTTCCCATGAAAATGAACCAAAGAGTGAAAGTAGCTCTTGGATGAGCATAATTGCTAAAGAGTGTCTTCTTCCAATCTACCTGCTCCTTCTCTCCTCTCAGTGCTCTATACATGGCAGAAATTTGATATTTACCTGTGTGAGGGGCATCCTCTCAATATTGGGTTTGCTCTACTTTCTCTCCgcttttcaaaatatttttcaGTATCCAGGAGCATTGTACTAAAACAAGTCATAATCCAGTTGATGAATTTTGGGGGAAAACTCATTGCTCTCATAATAGCTTCCAGTGTTGTCCACTCTAGTGTGTCATAGGCTTTTTGCAGGTCCATTTGAATGGCACACCTAGGAGAAATATGTCTTTTGTTATAACCTCTTAGTAGTTCATGTTCAATGAAGATATTTTCATGAATTAGCTTTCCAAGTACAAAAGTTGATTGACTCTCATCCACTACTATATTGATCACCTTACTCAATCTTGTTGTTAGGAATTTTGAGATGATTTTATACAGAGTGGTACAACATGCTATTGGTCTCATCTCTTTCATTATTGTTGCACTAACATCTTTTTAGTATCAAAGTAACTGAGGCACATTTTAAAGTTGCATATACCCTATTACACTCAAAGAACTCATGTATAGTTGCTCTCATATCTGTTTTgatataattaaaaataaaaatgactAAATTTTTTGGATATATAAATAATATCTTTTAATTAAAACAAACAATGGTTAATTAGTTGAATAGTTATCAAAGAAAcaatattttattatttttaataataaattaattaattaaattctagTCAATAATAAAAGAGTAagtttattttttttaaataaacaaatttttAATTAATTTCAAAGAAACAATTGCTAGTTAGTTGAATAATTATCAAAGAAATGATATTTTATGAAAACtaataatatataaatatataaaatattaattaatataatatataatattaaataaaaaataagtatacaaaattaagaaaataataataataagtaaaTAAATATTAGAAATAGTAGTTAGTTGAATACATAACattaaaaacatattaaataAACATTAAATAGAAAATTtgataaaaataataaataaataaatataagaAATATGATTTATCTAGATAAAAAGATCTGACACAATAGtttattaatttaaataaatcGAGCTACAACTTAAAGAAAAGAGTTTTATACCTATAAGATGGACctatttatatttaattttatatattatattaatttataaaaattattaatttatattGTGTATAATTCATGTTTATCTATACATTAAATATGTCGGAAAGGTGAAAAAAATGTATatgttctaaaaaaatattaATCTAAAATATTAAATGTAAAAAATctaataaatatatttttaaataaattaataaatcAAATAGATTTTTATAAAGGTAAGACCAGATTCAAAATAAAATCTTTAACAGGTAATAAGTCAAAATTAAACCTTAGTATTTTTAATTAGGTCGGTGtatttaaaatattttatcaaaataagttatataatatatatatatatagaaataattttaatatattttattttattttataaaaataatttatgcaaatttatttataaatatttatttgatAAACACTTGTATTATAACCTTTGTATTATATATTGTAAATAAGTTTGGctaaattttttataaataaatataataaaatttaaaGATTAAAGGTAGTGCAAGTGTAAATTTTACGCCATCCTctaataaaattataatattcAGCTATGTCATAATAgtattttgaaattaaaaatatGATTTGGCGAGAAGGATGTCTCTTATTGATTGAAaatgtaaaaatattttatattgtcagtgtattttttttttctaaaatttataattgattataaaaattcttattaaaaatatatttgaattaaTTTGCTTTTAGAGTGGATAAGATAGAACAatttatatttataaattaacataaacaagttatttatatttataaattaatatttaGGAAAAAAAAGTTAGATcctttaaaaaaaaaaaaatttactATATGATCTACCTATTTAAAAACAAAACAGACAAATGAAACCGCGTGAATGCATAAATATATGGGAGTTTTTTCTATTAAAGGAAACATGATCTGAAAATTATTAAACATATTCTTTTGTTTTATTGTTTAAAGTAAAAAAAATCTTTCTTAAAGTAAAGgattaaattttaaaatttaatataaATACCATATCTTACTACTACATTGCACAAGCTTATGattatccaacataattttttACCCTAATCAAATGTCTCTAAGATCACAAACCCCACCActccatcatcatcatcaatctctCACCATGAACCCTACCAATGAAAACGACACAATTGACATAGAATGCATTGATCATCAAGAAGAAACACAACATCATCAAAATCAACCATCACcgatcatcaacaacaataatcacCTGCATGCAGATGAAAAATCATTCACAAACAAAAGGTACATGCCCCTCTTGATAATCAACTACCTCTTACTCTTTGTTGGTTCCATCTCATCAAGTTTACTCTCTAAATACTATTTCATCCACAAAGGTTCAAGTAAATGGGTTTCAACTTGGGTTCAATGTGCTGGTTTCCCTCTCTTAATCATCCCAATTTTTCTCCCTTATATCCTCAACTCCACCAAAAGAACACCCTTTACTGATTTCACTACAAAAATGTTAACTTTATCGATTTTCGTCGGTATCATGTTAGGGTTGAACAATCTTTTAATCTCATGGGGTGTTGCCTATCTTCCGGTTTCAACTTCAGCACTTTTGTTATCTTCTCAACTTGTTTTCAATCTCATTCTCTCAGCTATCATAGTGAAAcaaaaaatcactttttcaaATCTCAATTGTGTTATTCTCTTAACCCTAAGTTCAATCATTCTTGCATTGAACTCAAGTAGCGAAAAACCAGAAGGGCTAACGAAAAAAGAATACTTTATTGGATTCTTTTGCACCATAGGTGCAGGATTGTTATTCGCACTATATTTACCAGTAATGGAGAAGGTTTATAAGAAAGTTTATTGTTACGAAATGGTGATGGAAATGCAGCTTATAATGGAGATTGCAGCGACGGTTTTAGCGACGGTGGGAATGACATTCGACGGTGGATTTTCGGAGATGAAGAGAGAAAGTGAAGAAGTGTTTGACAAGGGAAGTAGAGTTTATTGGGTGACGGTTATGGCGAATGTGGTGACGTGGCAGTTTTGTTTCATGGGAACTGCTGGGATGGTGTTTTTGACATCTTCATTAACCGGTGGAATTTGTATGACAGCATTGTTGTCTATGAATGTGTTGGGTGGTGTTTTGGTTTATAGAGATTCATTTGGTGGTTTGAAAGCTGTTTCAACTGTTTTGTGTTTGTGGGGATTTTGTTCTTATGTTTATGGAATGTATGTTAAGATGTTGAAAGAGAAAGGGAGAATGGTGAAGGAAAAAGATGATTCATCCATGGAGTTGGCTAGTATGAGGAGGAATGGAGGTGCAAATAGTTGAATATATTATCATATATCAAAAGTTTATGTTGAATACTAAACTTTTGATTAGTTGTATTcattaatataaaaaaaatttaagatTCAGATTGTCGAAAATCATAGCTCATTTTGTCAAAAGTCGGATATTGTTAGCTTAAACCCTAATAATAAGTCTCGAAACTCTGGTAATCACGGTTGCGTGTATGAGTTTAATGCTTTTTAGAGAAGAAAAAAATTGTTTAAGATCAAACATACTGATAAAACTGTTCTGCATTATTTTTCTTAAGTTTGGTATAGCTTTTTTTCTTTATCACAAGAAATCTGTTCATAAAGTTTACTTGGATCTTAATTAAACTTAGTCACGTATATAATATGTTCTGTAATCTAAAGTGTTTCTGATCCACATTAAGTTAACTAAATTTACAATAATCAAAGAAGATATGTAGTTAATCAGATTTACATGTTGTAGAAATTATTCTCAATGACTAATAAATTTGTTCATtgacataaaataaaataaaatgaagaTATTTTAGAGATATACAAGCATATCCAAAATCATAGAAGGAATGaagtattttattttaaaaagcaTATCCAAAATCAATAAATTTAAGTAAAAAAAGTTTCTCTCAAAAGTTTACTTTAGGATTTCTTTACCTACCATCATGCCGAAAATCCATAAACATAGACTAAATTTTGAACATTATAAATAAATAGATATCTATTAATGTCTATATAGCATACTTTTTTCTACACATTCATTCAATGAATATTAATGTTATTTGACCATTTTAATATccataaatattttcataaatattagTAAGATGAAATGTATCTGGATGTAAATGTAAAACTCACAAACAATGCATTCAAATCAAATTTATATAATAAGATTTGACATATAAAGGCATTTATAATAAGATAATTATTGGACTTTTACTAAAAAGCTCACAACAAAAGTAGTTAACGAATGTGACTTTTACTAAAAAGGTTCACATAATGCATGTGGCACTTTTTATTTTTGGACTAAGAACAAAATAGGTTTAATATTGATAATGTAGCTTAATTAGTGTAGACTAGTGATTAATTAGGTTAGTTGAGTTAAAAAGTAGGGTGAAAAATTTTTCAGTGTGAAAAGTAAATGATATAGAGTGTAGGTGTAGGTGTACGTATAAGTTTGTTGTTTTCCTCCATCTTGTGAAGTTATGAGTTTGTCATTTTCCAAATCTTCTACGTAAGCAGTTCAATTTAGGTTCGACAAAGTGATAAGAACAAATCTATATTCAGGTTTGATCTAGAGATTCTGTAAATATGAAGTCTCTTGATCCATTATATGTATTTGGGCTAATTGTGAGATTCGGATGTTTTATCTTTTAAGCAATAATTGTCGAGTAAGTTAAGACAAAATTTAAATTAAGAGAGGTGGTGTTGTGATGAAGATTCGCTTTTTGAAAATCCGTGAATAATTTCGAAAATATATTTTTGGATGTATCTATTTCATATTAAAATATGTTTTAAGTGAGACACACtcttatttttttttcaaaaattagTTTGAAAGTGTATATTTGGACTCACCCCTATAATGATTTTGTTAATTTCAGAATTCAATGACAAATACGGAAGTGCAATTGCAGATTTGTCAATCGAAAAATTTAATAAAACATCACCTTGCATGTTTGTTTCACTCATGATCATACGACCATTTATTCTTCAAACCTTGTCAAAACCTCCTTCCACACTCAATCAACTTGTATACTTCAAAAACAACATTTCTCTATTTTTTTCACATCAAAAAGAGGGGAAAAAGTTAGAATTTAAGGTAATATACATATATTTCCTTCCTCATTACTTCATATAATCTATTTTTTGTTGGAAATACGTCAAATTCTCAATATGAAATTTCACcaaacctatggagaatttcgaatcaaatcttgatgaacaaaAATCAGTCTTTTTGATTGATTActcctcttgttcttcactcttcacaCGGGTGAATCAACCAGTCTTGGTTGCAAGATTATTCTGTTGCATAATGATTATTTAAGAAGAAAAGATGAATAGGGGAAGAAAGGGAAATTAGGGCTTTTGAGAAACGAGGAAGTAGAATAAGTATTTATGCAAAGAAACTTCTTTACTTTTCACACTGAAATTTTATTCAACTATGCAACTGCAATCGTTGTGTTGTGTGTTACAATCAATGATAGGGGACATCCGTACTTATAGGTTGAGATTGCTTGCACATCAAGCAATCTCCAACTAACCTAACTAACTCAACTAAAATAACAAATAAAGCTAAGTAAAATTTTATCGACATTTCGACATCTATACAATTCGACACAAATAGCATTTCGACAACAATAAACTTTGTCCAAAATGTTGTTTTGACACAAAGAATTATACTtttaacacaccacctaattcattgcGTCTAACCCACTAGTGCACCACCTAGCGTAAACACATATCAACTATGGATTTTCTTTCCTCgacatcactacaccaacttggGTTAGTGTAATCCACTAgcttgcattcttttccttcatcaattGCAGGAAATGtaatgccatagtcgagagttcctttcagataccttatTATCCTCTTtgtcgctgctagatgtgatacatTTGACTTCTGCATGAATTTACTCACCACACCCACATTGTATGATAGATCAAGCCTTGTGCGACAAAGGTATCTTAATGATCCAATAAGTCTTATGTACTGTGTTaggtcgacatcatcttcatttgtATTTTTCGACAGTTGTAGTCTTGGTTCAGCAAGTGTCGAAATCGAGTTGTAGTCTTccatctcaaatctcttgagtatctcGCTTGCATATCATCTTTAATGCATCATCAAGCCTCTACTATCCTTGTAGAATTCAAGGCCAAAGAAGTATGAAATGTTTCCCATATCagacatttcgaattccttgctaagatcacctttgaagtcttcgatctctttcttgcaactacctgttatcaacaaatcatcgacatagagacatagtataagcaattcactattgattcttcttacatatacttcatgctcagttgtgcacttcacaaattcatTCTCCATTATAAAGATGTATATCTTCTTATTtcaagctcttggagcttgcttaagtccatacaGGGATTTATGCAACATGTAtacctttctttcttcgccatgtttcaaAAACCCAATTGGTTATgcgacataaacttcttcatctaaggggccttcaggaatgcacatttcatACTCATCTGACGCATATGCTAGTTATTCATATTTTCTAGACCAATAACAAACTTGATTGTTTCGATTCTAGAAACAGGTGCAAAAACTTTGTCGAAGTCGAATCCTTCTTTCTGCAGAAATCCTTTCACAACAAGTCTTTCCTTGTGTCGAGTTACTTcacctttgggattcaacttcaccttgcATAACCATTTCACATCAATTACCTTCTTGCCTTgaggcaattcgacaagtgaccaagtgttgttgactttgatgGAATTCAGTTTCTTAttcattgctttcatccactttAAACCCTTCAATGCCTCACTTGCATTGATTGGTTCGACATTTGCATAGAAAGCATAGGATACCAGCTCACCTTCATCgtcgaccacatcatctgatgtaatcatACATTCTTGTAACCTTGCAGGCATGTATCTGGTTCTTTGAGGTCTTCTTGTGCTTTCTTGACCTTTGACTTCTTTTTTCGAACTTCTCTTTTGACTTCACTTGTTGGttcttcacataagattctcactgaatccttctttATATTTTCAGTCCAATAtcattccttaagctcatctatgatcatgtctctactgatcactacttgcttgttcactaggtcgaacaacttgtatccttcATTTGAATGATATCCTATTATAATCATTTGACTCGACttatcatcaagttttcttctcaactgattAGGCACATATCTATGTGTTATTGATCCAAATACCTTTATATGACTCAAGCGAGGCTTGACACCCGACTAACATTCTTCTAACGTGATTCCTTATAGCCTTTTTGTCGAGCATTTATTTAAAATGTATGTTGCAGTCGACGCAACTTCTACCGATAATTCTTTAGGTAaatgcttgcctttcaacatacgtctcaccatattcatgatggttctatttTTCCTTTATGCAGTTACATTATGCTATGGAGTGTAtggtggcaccacctcatgcacaatccatTCTTTCTCGCATAATAtgtcgaagtctttcgacacatattctccaccagcatcagtcctcaaaatcttgagttttcgaccactttgtctttcgaccatagatttaaacttggcaaatacctcgatcgcttcacttttcttcttgatcaggtaagtccataTTTTCGAATGAAATCATTTATGAATATGATtaagtatttgttacctccaattgaatccacctggataggaccacatacatcagagtatatgatttcaagaatttccttcgacTTGCTTCATGCATCCTTTCCGAAGTTGTTCTTGTGCTTCTTTTCCTGCATACATTcctcacacacttcatttggaataTTGATTTTTGGTAAacctgaaaccatatttcttcttttcaAATCTATGATGTCTTTGAAGTTGAGATGGCCAAGTTTATAGAGCCATATCCATTCAACCCTACTAGCTGAAGTTGCAAAACACTTGTTCTCTATCACATTAATTTCAATcctgaaggttctattctgagacataagtgccttcaagattaaccttccacctgattcaagaactctcatcatcttgtctttgatcgacactttatagttcttttcgaccaactgccatatgctgagcaaattactttTCATGCCTAGTATATATAATACATTCGAAATTGCTGACCTCTTaccatctttcctcataatcacAAATCACTAATACCTTCAGCTTCTAGAGTATTGTCATTTAaaaatttcaccatgttcttcattgagggttttatgttTACAAATCAATATGTCCTACtagtcatgtgtgatgagcatcttgagtcgaagtaccactggtccttcaatctttcttcatctcttgttgtgaccatcagcaacatctcttcttcttcatgctttgcaaactttgcatcattatcttgattctttttttttcaagATAGTCATTAGACgtgacttttgtcaggttttcgACCATTTCCGCTTCCTTTACTAGCAGCGCCACTTCTTTGGTTACTTTGGTATGAGGGTGTTCTTTGGTTCGACGAATTTCCTTCTTGATGGTTTCCTCTACCATTCGAATTGTTGTAGCCTTATCTACCTTTGTTGTCGAACTATTTTCCTTTACCTTTCTTTTCTCTTGCTGATTGCGCCTGCAAAACCATATCACTTTTCGACTTGCTTGCAGCTCTTTCAACCATCTTTTGTTCCTGAAATTCAAATGTCCCTTGAAGCTCCTCCTTTGTCAATGTTGACAgatctttcgactcttctatggctactaccacgtggtcgaagttggagccaatgacctcaagatctttgaaacaactaatcttgatgtcaacacttctccacataccttgatttgattcaccagttaCCCTAATGAAAACATTAGTTATGATTTCACTTTCTTCCATCTGAAGTTGTTTatacattcttttgtgagtttgtaacctcacctctttcatCTTTTCATCCCCTCCAAATGATTTCTctagaatttcccatgcttcttttgCTAATTCAACATCACTGAccttttcttcttcaattctttgttTGCAACCTTTTCTTCATCTGTCGCATTTTCTGCAAGTGGTGTCATTCCCTTCTTCACAATATCCTAAAGATCTTGATAGCAAAAAACAATCTTTATCTACTTGCACTAATTCTTGTAATTCTAATTCTTCAGAGTTGGGAGACTCGCCAGAAAATGCTTGTTCGGATGATTCATTGTGTTATGCTTCTCAAGAATCACACAGCcagtgctctagataccagatgttaAAAATACATAAAACTCCTAATGTGGAATTTCACCAAACCCATGGAAAATTCTGAAtcaaatcttgatgaacaagaatcagtctttctgattgattactctttttgttcttcactcttcactcgagtgaatcaatCAACCTTGGTTGCAAGATTATTCTGCTGCACAATGATTATTGTAGAAGAAAAGATGAATTGGGGAAGAAAGGGAAATTAGGGCGTTTGagaaaaaaggaagaaaaataagtATTTCTGCAGAGAAACTTCTCTGTTTTTCACACTGAAATTGTATTCAACTATGCAACTACAATCATTGTGTTGTGTGTTACAATTAATGATAAGGGGACCTCCCTACTTATAGGTTAAGATTTCCTGCACACCAAGCAATCTTCAACTAACCTGACTAACTGATCTAAAATATAAAATAAAGCTAAGTAAAATTTTGTCGACATCACGACAGCTATACAATTTGACACACATAGCATTTCGACAACAACAAACTCTGTCAAAAATGTGCTTTGACACAAAGAATTATATTTTCAACAGTTTTTTGTATGAAAAAAATGACTTTTACATCCGAAAATGTATTTCCTTATCATTTTTGAATGCCATTGTATTTATGGATTAGTTCAGTGTTGCCTTTGgttatttttttatatttttttatgttatgATTTTCCTTAGATATGGTGCACTCTGATGTTGTCCCCAAATCTATTGTGTCTACAAATGTTAAACCAATTGATGTCAAGGTAGATGTTGGTAAACAATTTACAAATGAATAGAAGTTTGTTATTCGTGAACATATGATTCAATAGATCGCATACAGGCTGCCAATTTGGGGTTTTGCATTGTAATCAGAAGGTCATATAATGGTTCTGATAGAATTCAAAACTACATTTCCTTATACACCCTGATTTTACAAACGAAACAGGGTGTATTCGGAAGTACATCTCTAGAATTTCTTTTGAGATAGGATTGAGTTTCTAAGGTCCATGTTGATCTAAAACTTGTATAAATACGGATACCCCTTATTTTGTTAGCTTAAACACACATAAAATATCTCAATATTCCTATTTTGCTTTTGTCTATTTCAATGGTGATAGACCTGCTCTTGAATGTAGATTCATAGATATCACTCGTCTTATCGATCTAAAACCCACACAAGAGAATTTGTTGTGCTACCCGGATAATCGAAGAGTTATGAAGCTCTATTATTGTTCACCCTCGATTGATAACAAAAGGAAGATACAGTTCAATAAGTTTGAGTTGAATAGAGTTACAATTTTAAATGTTATATGGAGTACATTTCACTGTTATGAAAAAAAAGTTTTGATCGAGATGGATGTGAAGGTTGCGAGATCGGCCAAAGTTATTCTAAAGATGATGAAACATCATAAACCATCACTTGATCGTGAAATATAATGTTAGATTTGCGTTAATAATTATCTATGTA from Lathyrus oleraceus cultivar Zhongwan6 chromosome 1, CAAS_Psat_ZW6_1.0, whole genome shotgun sequence includes:
- the LOC127138299 gene encoding probable purine permease 4 gives rise to the protein MSLRSQTPPLHHHHQSLTMNPTNENDTIDIECIDHQEETQHHQNQPSPIINNNNHLHADEKSFTNKRYMPLLIINYLLLFVGSISSSLLSKYYFIHKGSSKWVSTWVQCAGFPLLIIPIFLPYILNSTKRTPFTDFTTKMLTLSIFVGIMLGLNNLLISWGVAYLPVSTSALLLSSQLVFNLILSAIIVKQKITFSNLNCVILLTLSSIILALNSSSEKPEGLTKKEYFIGFFCTIGAGLLFALYLPVMEKVYKKVYCYEMVMEMQLIMEIAATVLATVGMTFDGGFSEMKRESEEVFDKGSRVYWVTVMANVVTWQFCFMGTAGMVFLTSSLTGGICMTALLSMNVLGGVLVYRDSFGGLKAVSTVLCLWGFCSYVYGMYVKMLKEKGRMVKEKDDSSMELASMRRNGGANS